GCAGTTGTTGCCGCTGGCCGATATTTTGACACCCAATTTGCCTGAGGCCGAAGAATTGACTGGCATGAAGATTGAAGACAAGGATCAGATGATCGATGCCGCCAAGAAGCTGCAGGATCTGGGGGTTAAAAACGTTTTGATCAAGGGCGGCCACCAAACTGAATCAAAAGAGTCCTCAGACTTCATTCTCCTTGAGAGCGGCAAATCCTTCTGGGTGAGCTCACCGCGAATTGACACGGTTCGAACTCACGGGACTGGCGACACGCTCTCGTCTTGCATTACCGCAGAGATTGCCAAGGGCGCCGATGTTGAAACGGCCATCCGGATTGGTAAGAAGTACGTTCAAGCAACCATTGCCAATGGGATTCAAGTCGGTCATGGGCATGGGCCACTGAACCACTGGGCCACATTTGAAGGGGACGGTGACTAAGATGGGCATGCAATTTGAACCGGGGATGCTGCGAGCTTACTTTATTGCCGGCACCCAAGATGTGAAGGATCAAACCAAGACGCTGCAAGAAATTGCCAAACAAGCGATGGAGGCCGGCATCACCGCCTTTCAATATCGTGAGAAGGGACCCGGCTCCTTATCCGGTGCCAAGCGGGACGAAATGGCCGCCGACTTGCGGGAAATGTGCAGTGATTATGAGATTCCATTTATCGTCGATGATGACGTTGACTTGGCAGTTAAAACCAACGCGGACGGCGTTCACGTCGGCCAAAAGGATGAGCGGGTCACCAAAGTCATCGAAGCAGTCGGCCAGTCGATGTTTGTCGGCTTGTCCTGTGACACCAAAGAGCAGGTTAACATCGCCAATCACATTGACGGTATCAGCTATCTTGGCAGCGGCCCGGTCTTTCCAACCGGGTCTAAAGCCGACGCCGATCCGGTGATTGGCGTCGATGGGCTGGCAACTTTGGTTAAGGCGAGCCAACTGCCAGTGGTCGCAATTGGCGGCATTACCGAGCAAAATATTGTCGAGCTTCCCCAAACCGGGGTCGCCGGTGTTTCGGTGATTTCCATGATTGCCCAAAGTGATGATATCTTTAGAACGGTTAAAGTAATGAACGAAACCTTTGAAAAGTAAGGGCTTCGCAATCAGTTGAAATAGAC
Above is a genomic segment from Lentilactobacillus buchneri containing:
- the thiD gene encoding bifunctional hydroxymethylpyrimidine kinase/phosphomethylpyrimidine kinase, whose amino-acid sequence is MVNETVQTLTIAGTDSGGGAGVMADIKTMQMRHVFSAAVIVAVTAQNTIGVQDFMPIPKKLIDEQFASVADDLKIRACKTGMLADVATVEAVVENLKKYDLGTLTVDPVMVAKGGARLLSEDAIKTVREQLLPLADILTPNLPEAEELTGMKIEDKDQMIDAAKKLQDLGVKNVLIKGGHQTESKESSDFILLESGKSFWVSSPRIDTVRTHGTGDTLSSCITAEIAKGADVETAIRIGKKYVQATIANGIQVGHGHGPLNHWATFEGDGD
- the thiE gene encoding thiamine phosphate synthase, encoding MGMQFEPGMLRAYFIAGTQDVKDQTKTLQEIAKQAMEAGITAFQYREKGPGSLSGAKRDEMAADLREMCSDYEIPFIVDDDVDLAVKTNADGVHVGQKDERVTKVIEAVGQSMFVGLSCDTKEQVNIANHIDGISYLGSGPVFPTGSKADADPVIGVDGLATLVKASQLPVVAIGGITEQNIVELPQTGVAGVSVISMIAQSDDIFRTVKVMNETFEK